Within Claveliimonas bilis, the genomic segment GGATCTTCTCTGAACGGTCTCCGGTTCCGATCTGACTTCTTCTGGCTTCCGCTTCTGACGCCTGTTTCTTCTCCATTTCCAGATCATACAGCTTGGACCTAAGCAGCCTGAAAGCCTTTTCTTTATTTTGCAGCTGAGACTTTTCCGTCTGGCTGTAGATCACGATTCCGGTGGGATAGTGAGTCAGACGCACCGCAGAGTCTGTCGTATTGACGCACTGTCCTCCATTTCCGGACGCCCTCATAACGTCGATACGGATGTCCTTTTCGTCGATCACGATATCCACTTCCTCCGCTTCCGGCATAATGGCAACCGTGATCGTGGACGTATGGATACGTCCGCCGCTCTCCGTTTCCGGTACTCTCTGCACGCGGTGTACACCGCTTTCATATTTCAGGCGGGAGTATGCGCCCTGTCCTGTGATCATAAACACAACTTCTTTAAATCCGCCTATTCCATTCTCACTTACGGAAATCAGCTCTGTGCGCCATCTTCTGCTCTCTGCATAGTGGACATACATACGATAGATCTCTGCTGCAAAAAGAGCAGCCTCATCACCGCCTGCCCCGGCGCGGATCTCCACAATAACATTTTTATCATCATTAGGATCTTTAGGAAGAAGCAGAATCTTCAGCTCCTGCTCCAGACTCTCCACTCTCGCCTTGGAATCATTCAGCTCCTCTTTGGCAAGTTCCCTCATTTCTTCATCTGTTTCTTCTTCCAGCATAGCAAGGCTGTCCTCAATAGCCTGCTTGCATGCTTTGTATTCTTTATATGCCTCAACAATGGGAGTCAGATCATTCTGTTCTTTCATAAGTCTGCGGAAGCGTTCCTGGTTATCTGCTACTCCCGGCTCCTGCAGCTCACTCATAATTTCTTCATATCGAATGAGCAGATCCTCTAATTTGTCAAACATCTTTTCTCCTCCTACCTATTTTCACACTACGCTTTATTGTACCTTCCCATTACCACACGGTCAAGTCCCGCCAGATCCTTTTTTACAGTGACCAGGGTATACCCTGCCTCCTCCATAAGGTTCGAGACAGCCTCTTTCTGGTCCCATCCGATTTCAAAGAGCAGCCAGCCTTTCTCTGACAGATGCTCCCTTGCTTCCTCTATGATCCTCCGGTAAAAATACAGTCCGTCTTCTTTCCCGTCCAGAGCGATCCTCGGATCATAAAGCCGGACTTCATCCTGAAGCTCCTCGATTTCAGACGTCTGGATATAGGGAGGGTTGGACACGATCATATCATATGCGCCCTGTATATTTTCAAAAAGATCACTTTGGATAAAATGAACCCGCGCGCCCAGGCGGTCAGCATTTCCCTTAGCTGTTTTAAGAGCCTCCGGTGAAATATCACTTCCTTCGCACTCTATTTCCCATGCCGGTTCTCTTCCCTCAAGGATCATTTTGCTAAGGCTGATGATAATGCATCCGGATCCTGTGCACAGATCCAGGATCCGCATATGGTTCTCTGCTTTTTCCAAAGCAGTCTCCACAAGAATCTCTGTATCCTGCCGCGGAATGAGAACGTGGGGATTTACCCGGAAGGAAAACCCCATAAATTCCTGCTCTCCTGTAATATGCTGCAGCGGGATCCTCGAAGAGCGCCTGCGGATTGCTTCCATATAAAGAGAGCTTTCCTTTTCTGAAAGCTCCCTTTCCGGATCCAGATAATACCTGCTCCGTTCCACCTTTGCCGCATATTCCAACAAAATCCAGGCGTCCAGCTCCGGCTCCGGAACCTTTGCTTTCTTCAAACATTCCGTCCCTTCCTGAAGCGCACTTTTAAGAGTCAGACTCTGTTCCAAATGTTTCTGCTTCATACTTCCTCCAGTCAAAGACAGCCTCTACTGCCTGTATTGCCACTTCGATCATATTGTCATCCGGCTCCTTTGTCGTCATCTTCTGAATCCAAAGCCCCGGTCTGCTCAGAAAATTTATCAGCCAGTGATCTGAATTTCCTGCCAGTCTTAAAACTTCATAGGAAATGCCTGCTATTACGGGAAGAAGAGCAATTCTCACCACCACCCGCATAACAACAGAATCCACCTGGACAAGCAGAAGAAGAATGATGCTGATAGCCAGCACAAAGAACAGGAAACTGGTTCCGCACCGCTTATGCTGCCTGGAACTGATCCTGACATTTTCCACATTCAACGGAAGCCCGTGTTCAATGCAGTTGATGCATTTATGCTCTGCCCCATGGTACATAAACGTTCTCTGTATATCTTCCGTTTTGGAAATCAGCATAATATATATAAGAAAGATTCCAATTCTCACAAACCCTTCAATTACTGTTCTGATATGGTAGGACGGAATCAATGGCTTCAAAAGTCCGGAAAGAAAATAGGGCAGTATCATAAAAATGGCAACTGCCAGCACAATGGAAAATGCCATTACTCCGCGCATCATCCATTTTTCCTGTTGCTCTTTTTTCTCACTTTCTTCCTTAGTAAGGGGCTTTGTCTCCTCTTCTTCCTCAAAAAAGGAAGCCGAGTACATCAGTGTCCGCATTCCCAATACAAGGGAATCGATAAAATTGAAAATTCCACGGATAAACGGAATCCTTGCCAGGCGTCCCACCTTACCTGCCGCTCCGGTATAACGATCTTTGTGTACCTCTATCTCTCCGTTTGTCTTTCGGACAGCTACTGCATAGTCTTCTTTGTTTTTCATCATAATGCCTTCCAGCACTGCCTGACCGCCGATGTTCGATGATTTCATACCTTCCTCCTGCCGTTTCTCGTATATGCAGAACGGGTTGAGATTGTAAAAACCTCAACCCGTTTACCGTTTTTCTTATTTGTCCAATCCGTATTTCTTGTTGAACTTATCTACACGTCCGCGTGCCTGTGCAGCTTTCTGCTGACCTGTGTAGAATGGATGGCATTTGGAGCAGATTTCTACGTGGATATCCTCTTTTGTAGAGCCTGTCACAAATGTGTTTCCACAGTTACATGTCACTGTTGCCTGATGGTAAGCTGGATGTATTCCTTCTTTCATTTCGTTTCACCTCTTCTTTATTCTCGCTGCGTATATACGCATGGATTCTTTTCGTTTTCTAAACAGCTCTGTAATTATATCACAAAACTTTCTTCTTGTCTATATTATTTTTGTCTTTTTTACCATTTGAACAAGTTCCCTGTTTGTCTTTGTCCGGGAAAACATATTCAGGATATTGTCTACGGCCTCTTCCGCTCTCATACCGTTCAATGCGCGACGCATAGAATCCACAGCTTCCTGCTCTTCCTTTGTGAGAAGGAGGTCTTCACGCCTTGTCCCGGATTTCGGGATGTCGATAGCCGGGAACATTCTCTTCTCTGACAGTTTGCGGTCAAGAACAAGCTCCATATTTCCGGTTCCTTTAAATTCCTCGTAAATCACATCGTCCATCTTACTTCCGGTATCTACAAGAGCTGTTGCCAGGATTGTCAGGCTTCCTCCCTCCCGCATATTTCTTGCAGCGCCGAAAAACCGTTTGGGCATATGCAGAGCCGCAGGATCAAGTCCTCCTGAAAGCGTCCGCCCTGACGGCGGCACAGTGAGGTTGTAGGCTCTTGCAAGACGGGTAATACTGTCCAGAAGGATCATAACGTCTTTTCCGTGTTCTACCAGCCTCTTGGCCCGCTCGATCACCATCTCCGACACTCTTTTATGGTGATCCGGCAGCTCGTCAAAAGTAGAGTAAATGACCTCTACACTTTTTCCCTCAATGGTTTCCTTAATATCTGTTACTTCCTCCGGGCGCTCATCGATCAAAAGGATCAGAAGATGTACTTCCGGATTGTTTTTTCTGACAGAGAGTGCCACCTCTTTTAACAGAGTAGTCTTACCTGCCTTTGGAGGAGAAACGATCATACCTCTCTGCCCTTTTCCGATAGGAGACAGAAGATCCATGATCCGCATGGCTGTACTGCTTCTTCCGCTTTCCAGGGACAATCTTTCATTTGGGAAGATTGGGGTCAGATCTTCAAAATTGGGCCTTCTGGCTGCAACAGCCGGATGAATGCCGTTGATCTTGGACAGATACAAAAGAGCACTGAACTTTTCCTGCTGGGTCTTGATTCTTGTATTTCCCTCCAGAATATCTCCGGTCTTCAAATTAAAACGCCGGATCTGGGAAGGAGAAACATAGACATCATTTTCCCCCGGGAGGTAATTTTCACAGCGAATAAAGCCATATCCGTCTGGAAGCACTTCCAGAATACCGTTGGCTGTCACCCCGCTGTCCAGGCGGTCAATATCATGCAGCTCCCGGTCTCCGGTATTGGCTGACAGCTCTTTTGCATTCTCCTCTGTCAGTCTGACCTGTGCAGAATTGTTTTTTCTGAAGGACTCATTTTTATGCTGCTCGCCTCTGGACTCGTTTCTTACATCCTGCTTTGTTACAGTCCTTTTCTCTTCCGGTTTTTTTTCTTCTTCTTTCTTTTCCTCTTCCTTCTTTTCTTTTTCGTCTTCTTCTACCATGCGGTCGATAAGCTGTGCTTTTTTCATTGTGGAAATACCGCGCAGTCCCCTTGCTTTTGCCAGATCTTTTAACGTGGCAAGAGGCAGAGTCTCATATTTTTCTCGCATATACACTGATCCTTTCTTACTCAATTTTTAAATCGATTCGGGAATTTTCGTCTGACTTGACAACCTGAAATATAGAGCTATTATACTATATCTTTTTCCCTTTTTAAAGTCCTAATTTTATGAAACTATACAGGTATACGCAGGACAAGGAATCCTGATAAAAATATTGCACCTGTTTTCAAGGAATGGTATGATTATTAACAGTTCTAACAAGTCTATAAAAATCTATAAAAATAAGAAGAAGGTGGAATATAATGACGATACAGGAAAAAGCTTTAGAAATGCATAAACAGTGGAATGGAAAGATAGAAACCGCTGCCAAATCACACGTCCGTTCAAGGGAAGATCTCTCCATTGCTTATACGCCGGGCGTGTCCGAACCCTGCAAGGTAATCGCCGAAGATCCGGAAGCGGCATATACTTACACCATGAAATCCAATACGGTAGCAGTTGTTTCTGACGGAAGCGCCGTTCTGGGACTGGGAAATATCGGCGCTTTAGCCGCCATGCCTGTCATGGAAGGCAAGGCCGTCCTTTTCAAGGAATTTGGCGGCGTCAATGCAGTCCCTATCTGCCTTGATACACAGGATACGGATGAAATTATCCGCACAGTCGTCAATATCGCTCCGGCTTTCGGAGGCGTCAATCTGGAGGATATCAGTGCACCCAGATGTTTTGAAATTGAAGAACGGCTGAAGCAGCTTCTTAACATTCCCGTATTTCACGACGATCAGCACGGAACTGCTATTGTGGTGCTCGCAGGAATTATCAACGCTCTGAAAGTCACAGGAAAACACAAAGAGACCGTAAAGGTTGTCGTAAACGGAGCCGGAAGCGCCGGAGTTGCCATCACCAAGCTTCTCCTTCAGTATGGTTTCGCACATGTCACTATGTGCGATATCAACGGAATTATCAGCAAAGACTCTCCTGGCCTGAACTGGATGCAAAAACGGATGACAGAAGTCACCAATCTGGAGAATAAAACCGGCACTCTCGCCGACGCCCTGAAGGGTGCTGACATTTTTGTAGGAGTTTCCGCTCCCGGTATTGTATCAAAAGAAATGGTTGCTTCCATGAATCAGGATGCCATTCTCTTTGCCATGGCAAATCCTGTGCCGGAGATCATGCCGGATCTGGCAAAAGAAGCCGGTGCAAAGGTTGTCGGAACCGGCCGTTCCGATTTTCCAAATCAGGTAAATAATGTAGTCGCTTTTCCGGGTATTTTTAAAGGGGCTCTGGAGGGACGTGCCATTCAGATCACTGAGGAAATGAAGCTGGCGGCAGCTCTTGCCATTGCAGGGCTTGTGCCGGATGAAGAATTAAATGAAAACAACATCCTGCCGGAAGCTTTTGATCCTCGTGTGGCTGATGTCGTAAGCCGTGCAGTCCGAGACCACATTTAAAATCTGTATGGAAGATTTAAAACCTGTCTTCTGGGGAGAAAAGCGCTATCATTCCCTGGACTGGCATCTGAAGCATGTTTTCGGAGAAAAGCTGTATAAAATTTCCCTAAACGGACATATGAGCTGTCCGAACCGCGACGGAACGCTGGGAGATAGGGGTTGTATCTTCTGCAGTCAGGGCGGTTCAGGAGATTTCGCATCCGATCCCGGTCTTTCTGTAACCCGGCAGATTGAAACCGGGAAAAAACAGGCAGAAAAGAAATTTAAAGGCACAGGTTATATCGCTTATTTTCAGGCATACACCAACACTTATGCTCCCGTTTCTTATCTGCGCCGCATTTTTACAGAAGCAATCCTTCATCCCGATATACGGGTCTTGTCCATTGCCACCAGGCCGGACTGTCTGGAACCGCCTGTACTTCAGCTTCTTGAGGAGCTAAGCCGGATCAAACCCGTCTGGGTTGAGCTTGGCCTTCAGACCATACATGAGAAAAGCGCCAAGTTTATCCGGCGGGGTTATCCCCTTTCTGTTTTTGAGGATGCGGTAATGCAGCTTCGCGCACTTGATATTCCTGTCATCGTCCACACAATTCTCTTCCTTCCGGGAGAGACTCACGAACAGATGTATGAAACCATTTGTTATTTGAACAACACAGATATCCAGGGAATCAAACTTCAGCTGCTACATGTGCTGAAGCATACGGATCTTGCGGACTACTACAAAGAGCATCCGTTTCATATCCCTGACATGGAGGAATACATTCATGTGGCAGGTCAGTGCCTTTCTCTTTTAAGACCGGACATTGTCATCCACCGGCTGACCGGCGACGGGCCGAAACCGCTGCTCATCGCACCTCTTTGGACAGGAAATAAAAGGCTTGTATTGAATCAGATGCAGGCATATCTGAAATGCCAGAATATCTGGCAGGGAAGGAGTTATGATTCATGGCAGAACCATTTACATTATACAAACTGATCATCTTGTACATGCTGGAGAAAGTAGATTTTCCTCTGACTAATTCACAGATTTCTGAATTTATTCTCGATAAAGGCTATACCACTTATTTCAAGCTGCAAAGAGCCATTGCCGAGCTTAACGAATCCGGATTCATCCGGGAGGAGTCTACTCACAGCAGAACCTTCTACCACCTCACGGAAGAAGGGGCTGAAACCATACAGTATTTCCGCAATAAGATTTCTCCGGCCATCCAGTCCGACATTGATGAATTTTTAAAGGAAAAACATTACGAACTGAAAAACGAAGTCTCTGTCAAGGCGGACTACTTCCCCAATGGCAATATGGAATATTCCGTCCGCTGTCAGGTAATGGAAAACCAGTTTCCTCTTATCGATCTGACCATTACCGTTCCGTCGGAAGCGGAAGCCCAGACAGTAGCTAACAACTGGAACAAAAAAAATCAGGAGGTTTATGCTCTCATTATGCAAAACCTCCTGTAAACAGAACTTTTTTTATTTTAATTCCTGAGTGCGGTACAACTGAGCATATTTGCCGCCTTTGCGCATCAGCTCCTCGTGTGTACCGCTCTCCTGTATTTTTCCTTCATCTATAAGCACAATTCTGTCTGCATTTCTCACTGTAGCAAGACGATGGGCGATCACAAGAGTGGTACGCCCTTTTGTCAGCTCATCGAAGCTTTCCTGGATCTTACTCTCCGTAATGGTATCCAGCGCGGAAGTCGCTTCATCCAGAATCAGGATCTTCGGATTTTTCAGGAAGATCCGGGCAATAGCGATCCT encodes:
- the prfA gene encoding peptide chain release factor 1 codes for the protein MFDKLEDLLIRYEEIMSELQEPGVADNQERFRRLMKEQNDLTPIVEAYKEYKACKQAIEDSLAMLEEETDEEMRELAKEELNDSKARVESLEQELKILLLPKDPNDDKNVIVEIRAGAGGDEAALFAAEIYRMYVHYAESRRWRTELISVSENGIGGFKEVVFMITGQGAYSRLKYESGVHRVQRVPETESGGRIHTSTITVAIMPEAEEVDIVIDEKDIRIDVMRASGNGGQCVNTTDSAVRLTHYPTGIVIYSQTEKSQLQNKEKAFRLLRSKLYDLEMEKKQASEAEARRSQIGTGDRSEKIRTYNFPQGRVTDHRIKLTLHKLDSVMNGDLDEIIDSLIAADQAAKLANMNEE
- the prmC gene encoding peptide chain release factor N(5)-glutamine methyltransferase yields the protein MTLKSALQEGTECLKKAKVPEPELDAWILLEYAAKVERSRYYLDPERELSEKESSLYMEAIRRRSSRIPLQHITGEQEFMGFSFRVNPHVLIPRQDTEILVETALEKAENHMRILDLCTGSGCIIISLSKMILEGREPAWEIECEGSDISPEALKTAKGNADRLGARVHFIQSDLFENIQGAYDMIVSNPPYIQTSEIEELQDEVRLYDPRIALDGKEDGLYFYRRIIEEAREHLSEKGWLLFEIGWDQKEAVSNLMEEAGYTLVTVKKDLAGLDRVVMGRYNKA
- a CDS encoding DUF1385 domain-containing protein; its protein translation is MKSSNIGGQAVLEGIMMKNKEDYAVAVRKTNGEIEVHKDRYTGAAGKVGRLARIPFIRGIFNFIDSLVLGMRTLMYSASFFEEEEETKPLTKEESEKKEQQEKWMMRGVMAFSIVLAVAIFMILPYFLSGLLKPLIPSYHIRTVIEGFVRIGIFLIYIMLISKTEDIQRTFMYHGAEHKCINCIEHGLPLNVENVRISSRQHKRCGTSFLFFVLAISIILLLLVQVDSVVMRVVVRIALLPVIAGISYEVLRLAGNSDHWLINFLSRPGLWIQKMTTKEPDDNMIEVAIQAVEAVFDWRKYEAETFGTESDS
- the rpmE gene encoding 50S ribosomal protein L31 — translated: MKEGIHPAYHQATVTCNCGNTFVTGSTKEDIHVEICSKCHPFYTGQQKAAQARGRVDKFNKKYGLDK
- the rho gene encoding transcription termination factor Rho; protein product: MREKYETLPLATLKDLAKARGLRGISTMKKAQLIDRMVEEDEKEKKEEEKKEEEKKPEEKRTVTKQDVRNESRGEQHKNESFRKNNSAQVRLTEENAKELSANTGDRELHDIDRLDSGVTANGILEVLPDGYGFIRCENYLPGENDVYVSPSQIRRFNLKTGDILEGNTRIKTQQEKFSALLYLSKINGIHPAVAARRPNFEDLTPIFPNERLSLESGRSSTAMRIMDLLSPIGKGQRGMIVSPPKAGKTTLLKEVALSVRKNNPEVHLLILLIDERPEEVTDIKETIEGKSVEVIYSTFDELPDHHKRVSEMVIERAKRLVEHGKDVMILLDSITRLARAYNLTVPPSGRTLSGGLDPAALHMPKRFFGAARNMREGGSLTILATALVDTGSKMDDVIYEEFKGTGNMELVLDRKLSEKRMFPAIDIPKSGTRREDLLLTKEEQEAVDSMRRALNGMRAEEAVDNILNMFSRTKTNRELVQMVKKTKII
- a CDS encoding NAD(P)-dependent malic enzyme, whose amino-acid sequence is MTIQEKALEMHKQWNGKIETAAKSHVRSREDLSIAYTPGVSEPCKVIAEDPEAAYTYTMKSNTVAVVSDGSAVLGLGNIGALAAMPVMEGKAVLFKEFGGVNAVPICLDTQDTDEIIRTVVNIAPAFGGVNLEDISAPRCFEIEERLKQLLNIPVFHDDQHGTAIVVLAGIINALKVTGKHKETVKVVVNGAGSAGVAITKLLLQYGFAHVTMCDINGIISKDSPGLNWMQKRMTEVTNLENKTGTLADALKGADIFVGVSAPGIVSKEMVASMNQDAILFAMANPVPEIMPDLAKEAGAKVVGTGRSDFPNQVNNVVAFPGIFKGALEGRAIQITEEMKLAAALAIAGLVPDEELNENNILPEAFDPRVADVVSRAVRDHI
- a CDS encoding TIGR01212 family radical SAM protein (This family includes YhcC from E. coli K-12, an uncharacterized radical SAM protein.); translation: MEDLKPVFWGEKRYHSLDWHLKHVFGEKLYKISLNGHMSCPNRDGTLGDRGCIFCSQGGSGDFASDPGLSVTRQIETGKKQAEKKFKGTGYIAYFQAYTNTYAPVSYLRRIFTEAILHPDIRVLSIATRPDCLEPPVLQLLEELSRIKPVWVELGLQTIHEKSAKFIRRGYPLSVFEDAVMQLRALDIPVIVHTILFLPGETHEQMYETICYLNNTDIQGIKLQLLHVLKHTDLADYYKEHPFHIPDMEEYIHVAGQCLSLLRPDIVIHRLTGDGPKPLLIAPLWTGNKRLVLNQMQAYLKCQNIWQGRSYDSWQNHLHYTN
- a CDS encoding DUF4364 family protein, giving the protein MAEPFTLYKLIILYMLEKVDFPLTNSQISEFILDKGYTTYFKLQRAIAELNESGFIREESTHSRTFYHLTEEGAETIQYFRNKISPAIQSDIDEFLKEKHYELKNEVSVKADYFPNGNMEYSVRCQVMENQFPLIDLTITVPSEAEAQTVANNWNKKNQEVYALIMQNLL